A portion of the Punica granatum isolate Tunisia-2019 chromosome 7, ASM765513v2, whole genome shotgun sequence genome contains these proteins:
- the LOC116213596 gene encoding receptor-like protein 43, with translation MTILVSSPFTQSSGRADQCNAIFQFSNSLAIATRIESSYYCNANFYNWTSYPRTASWRRGTDCCTWEGIMCDSVTGDVIEVNLSCSPLQGTLHVNSTLFSLHNLRSLYLQGNGLTGHIPSSICQMSSLETLSFIDNKLDRPIPPCLGNLTKISSLGLSYNHIRGSLPRSLANCTGLENLFLYSNDITDSFPHWLRTVPLRKLVLGDNNFHGSVGADPLALNFPLLNDLLLTFSNFTGSLPFDYFLHSNLTYIYLSENKFEGNLPILPPTVEVYDISGNKFTGGIPPLICNSTNLKLIRMSNNRLTGSIPWCLVKASTDLLELTLSMNSFQGPIPNISALNNCSLKKFDLSENNLEGKLPRFLANYSNLEVLDFSNNELEDLFPSWLEALPSLYVLGLRSNKFHGLVKSSRPAQPFPRLHIFDISNNNFSGAFPIQYIASFKGMMGGDDRRGNLLYQEEGVRSFYTTHVIEKGNMFS, from the coding sequence ATGACTATCCTTGTGTCATCTCCCTTCACACAGTCCTCAGGTCGTGCGGATCAGTGCAATGCCATATTCCAGTTCAGCAATTCACTTGCAATAGCCACCAGGATTGAGTCCAGTTATTACTGCAATGCAAACTTCTATAATTGGACCTCTTATCCAAGGACTGCCTCTTGGAGGAGAGGTACCGACTGCTGCACGTGGGAAGGAATAATGTGCGACAGCGTAACAGGAGATGTGATCGAAGTCAACCTTAGCTGTAGTCCTCTCCAAGGGACGCTCCACGTTAACAGCACTCTCTTCTCGCTTCATAATCTTCGTTCCCTCTACCTCCAAGGTAATGGTCTCACTGGGCACATCCCATCATCCATTTGTCAAATGAGTTCCCTGGAAACCCTGTCTTTTATAGATAACAAGCTTGACCGACCCATCCCACCATGTTTGGGAAACCTGACCAAAATCTCGTCCTTGGGCTTGAGTTATAACCATATACGAGGTTCATTGCCAAGATCCCTAGCAAACTGTACCGGGTTGGAAAATCTTTTCCTTTACTCGAATGACATAACCGATTCTTTTCCACACTGGCTTAGAACAGTTCCACTACGGAAACTGGTTCTGGGTGATAACAACTTCCATGGCTCAGTTGGAGCTGATCCTTTAGCACTTAACTTCCCTCTTCTCAACGATCTGCTCCTCACTTTCAGTAATTTCACCGGCAGCTTGCCGTTTGATTATTTTCTGCACTCAAACTTGACATATATTTACCTATCTGAAAACAAGTTTGAAGGCAATCTGCCGATTTTACCACCCACAGTTGAAGTGTATGACATCTCAGGGAATAAGTTTACAGGAGGGATCCCTCCTCTGATATGCAATTCTACAAATCTCAAGCTCATTAGGATGTCAAATAATAGGTTGACGGGCAGCATACCTTGGTGTCTCGTGAAAGCGAGTACCGACCTGTTGGAGCTCACCCTATCTATGAATTCCTTTCAAGGCCCAATACCAAATATATCAGCTCTGAACAACTGCAGTTTGAAGAAATTTGACTTGTCGGAAAACAATTTAGAAGGTAAATTGCCACGTTTCTTGGCAAATTACAGCAACCTGGAAGTATTAGATTTCAGCAACAATGAACTCGAGGATTTGTTTCCCAGCTGGCTTGAAGCTCTCCCGAGCCTCTACGTCCTGGGTTTAAGGTCGAACAAGTTCCATGGTCTAGTAAAAAGTAGCAGACCGGCTCAACCCTTTCCCAGGCTGCACATTTTTGACATCTCCAATAACAATTTCTCTGGTGCTTTTCCAATTCAGTATATTGCTAGTTTCAAAGGCATGATGGGTGGAGACGACAGGCGTGGGAACCTATTATATCAGGAAGAGGGCGTCAGAAGTTTTTATACTACACATGTGATCGAGAAAGGGAATATGTTCTCTTAG